In Halorientalis sp. LT38, a genomic segment contains:
- a CDS encoding 50S ribosomal protein L39e, with protein sequence MGKKSKAKKKRLAKKDRQNARIPAWVMLKTDRDVQRNPKRRSWRNSDTDE encoded by the coding sequence ATGGGTAAGAAGTCGAAGGCCAAGAAAAAGCGCCTCGCCAAGAAGGACCGCCAGAACGCCCGAATTCCGGCGTGGGTCATGCTGAAGACCGACCGCGACGTCCAGCGCAACCCCAAGCGCCGTAGCTGGCGCAACAGCGACACCGACGAATAA
- a CDS encoding ZIP family metal transporter, which yields MGTLANLTLVFVAGLVTALATGLGALPFFVIDEVSDRLQVVLWGLASGIMVSASTFGLILEGLSEAEGAGDYWLVAGGLAAGVVLVLVANRLISDHHFDPQEYEEADFQKLVLILGILTVHSFPEGVAVGVSFAELNLAGGFAFGPFVVPLLAVFMTVAISIHNIPEGLAISIPLRSMGVSEPKMVWWAVFSSLPQPIGAVLAFYFVRIAREFLPAGFGFAAGAMIFLVVTEFIPEAVDRGRGLPGKGYRELAAGLLVGFAVMVPLAFLG from the coding sequence ATGGGCACGCTGGCGAATCTGACGCTGGTGTTCGTCGCGGGGCTGGTGACGGCGCTTGCCACGGGTCTGGGCGCGCTGCCCTTCTTCGTCATCGACGAGGTGAGCGACCGGCTGCAGGTCGTGCTCTGGGGGCTGGCGTCGGGGATCATGGTTTCGGCGTCGACGTTCGGGTTGATCCTCGAGGGCCTCTCGGAGGCCGAGGGGGCGGGCGATTACTGGTTGGTGGCCGGCGGGCTCGCGGCGGGGGTCGTCCTCGTCCTCGTCGCGAACCGGCTCATCTCGGACCACCACTTCGACCCGCAGGAGTACGAGGAAGCGGACTTCCAGAAACTGGTCCTGATCCTCGGCATTCTGACGGTCCACAGCTTTCCGGAGGGGGTCGCGGTCGGCGTGTCCTTCGCCGAGTTGAACCTCGCGGGCGGGTTCGCGTTCGGGCCCTTCGTCGTCCCGCTCCTGGCGGTGTTCATGACCGTCGCGATCTCGATCCACAACATCCCGGAGGGGCTGGCCATCTCCATCCCACTCAGGTCGATGGGCGTCTCCGAGCCAAAGATGGTCTGGTGGGCGGTGTTCTCGAGCCTTCCCCAGCCCATCGGCGCAGTGCTGGCCTTCTACTTCGTGCGGATCGCCCGGGAGTTCCTGCCTGCCGGGTTCGGGTTCGCCGCCGGCGCGATGATCTTCCTCGTCGTCACGGAGTTCATCCCGGAGGCCGTCGACCGCGGGCGCGGGCTCCCGGGGAAGGGCTACCGGGAACTGGCCGCCGGCCTTCTCGTCGGGTTCGCGGTGATGGTGCCGCTGGCGTTCCTTGGATGA
- a CDS encoding alkaline phosphatase D family protein, producing the protein MGEGAGRDETDRRGFLKRVGSTTAAGGLATALAEREIAGAVRASTVTDRSVFAVDAEADPAATYPQSIASGGPTPSGVILWTRVAPAAHVADEPLGVQVATDESFENVVYEGTVAPDRLDPVHDYTVRVDLDGELAADTRYHYRFVYDGTASRTGRCRTLPAPDASPDEVSVAVLTCQDYQNGYYGAYHHVAEEDVDFVVHLGDFIYESADGQWVQSLRGIREGRELSLPSGADLAETLADFRYLYRQYRGDSLLQEGLRNHTVIHGWDDHEIGNDRYWDSAAGAPVLPDKERGDDPEFATTVTADGIQAWIEYVPARVAYDPSASHIHEQLQLWRDLQFGDLVDLSVTDERLYRDGPPCDGERLTFCDEEEAPDRTMLGSEQKSYFEEWIRGSEAVWTVWANEVMTMPLTVGEDWYSLELVLDSWDGYQYERWELLQLLSAADPRNFVTLTGDLHASMAGYLMDGYGQIDWQWGYDRVGVEFMTPSVTSRKLVYSTDLPSAVDDELVASLVESQNDHLEFVNWQQHGYAVVEFTREDATCTIYAVDKEVDAADAEREVLATYRTPDGETELEEL; encoded by the coding sequence ATGGGGGAGGGAGCGGGGAGAGACGAGACGGACAGGCGCGGGTTTCTGAAACGCGTGGGGTCGACGACGGCCGCCGGGGGGCTGGCAACGGCGCTCGCGGAGCGGGAGATCGCCGGCGCGGTGCGCGCGTCGACGGTCACCGACCGGAGCGTGTTCGCCGTGGACGCCGAGGCCGATCCCGCGGCGACGTATCCGCAGTCGATCGCCAGCGGCGGCCCGACACCGAGCGGGGTGATCCTCTGGACCCGAGTCGCACCAGCGGCGCACGTCGCCGACGAACCGCTGGGCGTGCAGGTGGCGACCGACGAGTCCTTCGAGAACGTGGTCTACGAGGGCACGGTCGCCCCCGACCGGCTCGATCCGGTCCACGACTACACGGTCCGGGTGGACCTCGACGGGGAACTGGCCGCGGACACCCGGTACCACTACCGGTTCGTCTACGACGGGACGGCCTCCCGGACGGGGCGGTGCCGGACGCTCCCGGCACCGGACGCCAGCCCGGACGAGGTCTCCGTTGCGGTCCTGACCTGCCAGGACTACCAGAACGGCTACTACGGCGCGTACCACCACGTCGCCGAGGAGGACGTCGACTTCGTCGTCCACCTGGGCGATTTCATCTACGAGTCGGCCGACGGCCAGTGGGTGCAGTCGCTCCGGGGGATCCGGGAGGGGCGGGAGCTGTCCCTGCCCAGCGGGGCCGATCTCGCGGAGACGCTGGCTGATTTCCGCTATCTCTACCGCCAGTATCGGGGCGACTCGCTCCTGCAGGAAGGACTGCGGAACCACACGGTGATCCACGGCTGGGACGACCACGAGATCGGTAACGACCGCTACTGGGACTCGGCGGCCGGCGCGCCCGTGCTGCCCGACAAGGAGCGGGGCGACGACCCCGAGTTCGCCACGACGGTCACCGCCGACGGCATCCAGGCTTGGATCGAGTACGTCCCGGCCAGAGTGGCGTACGACCCGTCGGCGTCGCACATCCACGAACAGTTACAGCTGTGGCGTGACCTCCAGTTCGGCGACCTGGTGGACCTCTCGGTCACCGACGAGCGCCTCTACCGCGACGGCCCGCCGTGTGACGGGGAGCGCCTGACGTTCTGCGACGAGGAGGAGGCGCCCGACCGGACGATGCTCGGGAGCGAGCAGAAGTCGTACTTCGAGGAGTGGATCCGCGGCTCGGAGGCGGTCTGGACGGTCTGGGCCAACGAGGTGATGACGATGCCGCTGACCGTCGGCGAGGACTGGTACTCGCTCGAACTGGTTCTCGACTCGTGGGACGGCTACCAGTACGAGCGCTGGGAGCTGCTGCAACTCCTCTCGGCGGCCGACCCGCGCAACTTCGTGACGCTGACCGGCGACCTGCACGCGTCGATGGCCGGCTACCTCATGGACGGGTACGGCCAGATCGACTGGCAATGGGGGTACGACCGGGTCGGCGTCGAGTTCATGACGCCGTCGGTCACCAGCCGCAAGCTCGTCTACTCGACCGATCTCCCGTCTGCGGTCGACGACGAACTCGTCGCGTCGCTCGTCGAGTCCCAGAACGACCACCTGGAGTTCGTCAACTGGCAACAGCACGGCTACGCCGTCGTCGAGTTCACGCGCGAGGACGCGACCTGTACGATCTACGCGGTCGACAAGGAGGTCGACGCCGCCGACGCCGAGCGGGAGGTCCTCGCCACCTACCGGACGCCCGACGGCGAGACGGAACTGGAGGAACTGTAG
- the thpR gene encoding RNA 2',3'-cyclic phosphodiesterase, with product MGKRLFVSVDLDGLGDAVAAVQDLLSDASGLRVTDPDQAHVTLFFLGDTDPDRVDAVSDALDAAVADAGVDPFTAEFGGLGVFPSLDYISVVWLGVESGGEQLTRLHEAVEPRLVDLGFEPDDHEFTPHATIARMDHAGGKELVQEAVRERDPTAGSLRVEEVRLTESVLGEAGPEYSTIDRFAL from the coding sequence ATGGGAAAGCGCCTGTTCGTCAGCGTCGACCTCGACGGCCTCGGCGACGCCGTCGCGGCGGTGCAGGACCTGCTGTCGGACGCGTCCGGCCTCCGCGTCACCGACCCGGACCAGGCCCACGTCACCCTCTTCTTCCTCGGCGACACCGATCCGGACCGCGTCGACGCCGTCAGTGACGCGCTGGACGCCGCCGTGGCCGACGCCGGCGTCGACCCCTTCACCGCCGAGTTCGGCGGGCTCGGCGTGTTCCCCTCGCTGGACTACATCAGCGTGGTCTGGCTGGGCGTCGAGTCGGGAGGCGAGCAGTTGACCAGGCTGCACGAGGCCGTCGAACCCCGGCTGGTCGACCTGGGCTTCGAGCCGGACGACCACGAGTTCACGCCGCATGCCACCATCGCCCGGATGGACCACGCCGGCGGCAAGGAACTGGTCCAGGAGGCGGTCCGCGAGCGCGATCCGACCGCCGGGAGCCTGCGCGTCGAGGAGGTCCGCCTCACCGAGAGCGTCCTCGGTGAGGCGGGACCCGAGTATTCGACGATCGACCGGTTCGCGCTCTGA